In one Zobellia galactanivorans genomic region, the following are encoded:
- a CDS encoding DUF6923 family protein, with translation MNFFLQKLTYLIVLLGTIGQSQSTPFDCDFNAYLFQYNDIYALDLASGSSYLVSENITPGNVNAVAYNSTDGYIWGYLSTPSQSIVRIGKDFKVEQYTIPELPTGNKYVGDISTDGIYYFKAGGTSYYKIDLNPESETYLEYLGQFSLSQGLSIADWAFNAQDNKLYTVERGTNVLYRISAETGVVEPLGEVPVLEGLNYSFGAVYFDVDGNFYISANQTGAVYKIEKVQDIVSGTIKSNIFAFGPAASSNDGARCPTAPVPQEDCINGVDDDGDGLVDCDDPSCSGVASCPTINLTSGANDGGLESNDRLSSLIGERNYNRAKTNYKFDKLSAKKVMKGSTYAKTGKFAADAIPLEQLVPLDVVGETSTIESSPADLLDLTNASDIYSVDYLRKDDNIGALMVIKTDNKVYEHSKFICDRFLGAQLLSVSTLQLREKDFIKSIIKQPDGNTEFALTFSVRLDANDEFVVESHWNIDTYADNTAYYNFQIWSNTVDDLLLLADEILNLLEVHSPISEFKGSTPPPVFVKSAKYAKGEVVLNLVNNNKTEKIQLEGGLKRTETSDSENITLSAPIEGYLDSVALSTGNIFDFGFRVSIANGTPDDLFVADAPWGLDASSEGTTVDNYEVKPVQAPYIEDGYPVERNVELSGKTSSYIGVYRALSPRFTPVNLSDYGKLTFDASGTGVLEVKLLKGDGASYSAQVNLTGETKTYNVLYSDFKSATNATTDFSSLKVINFNLLSEDGSQESKQMSLSNISFNNNEEERIFISEDTSESLVFPNPMQSESHLYFYEEGAGSYTLELFNMAGKKISSHDMGGDTKAGQNSIVLKRNNLTSGLYFYKITSSNDKIWSNKLMVK, from the coding sequence ATGAATTTTTTTTTACAAAAGTTAACGTATCTGATCGTATTATTGGGTACAATAGGGCAATCACAGTCCACTCCGTTCGATTGTGACTTCAATGCGTATTTATTTCAATATAATGATATTTATGCATTAGACCTAGCGTCTGGCAGTTCATATTTGGTATCGGAAAACATTACGCCAGGTAATGTTAATGCGGTAGCTTATAATAGTACCGATGGTTATATCTGGGGGTATTTATCAACCCCTTCACAATCTATTGTTCGTATAGGTAAGGATTTTAAGGTTGAGCAATATACCATTCCGGAATTGCCTACGGGTAATAAATATGTAGGCGATATTTCAACGGACGGTATCTATTACTTTAAAGCGGGTGGCACTTCTTACTACAAAATCGATTTAAACCCTGAATCTGAAACCTACCTCGAATATTTAGGGCAGTTCTCTCTAAGTCAAGGCCTTTCAATAGCCGACTGGGCCTTTAATGCCCAAGATAATAAGCTGTATACGGTAGAGCGGGGAACGAATGTGCTGTATCGAATTTCCGCAGAAACGGGAGTAGTGGAACCTTTGGGGGAAGTCCCGGTTTTAGAGGGGCTGAATTATTCCTTTGGAGCCGTTTATTTTGATGTAGATGGCAATTTTTATATTTCGGCCAACCAAACCGGGGCTGTTTATAAAATCGAAAAGGTGCAAGACATTGTTTCGGGTACCATCAAATCCAATATTTTCGCCTTTGGTCCTGCGGCCTCAAGTAATGATGGGGCAAGGTGTCCTACGGCCCCTGTACCACAGGAAGATTGTATCAACGGGGTGGATGATGATGGGGACGGACTTGTAGATTGTGATGACCCTTCGTGTTCGGGAGTAGCTTCTTGTCCGACCATAAACCTTACTTCTGGTGCCAATGATGGGGGCTTGGAAAGCAATGACCGGTTATCTTCCCTTATCGGAGAGAGGAATTACAACCGGGCCAAAACCAATTATAAGTTTGATAAGCTTAGCGCCAAAAAGGTGATGAAAGGTTCAACTTATGCCAAGACGGGAAAATTTGCGGCAGACGCTATTCCTTTGGAGCAATTGGTTCCCTTAGATGTGGTCGGTGAAACCAGTACCATAGAGTCTTCCCCGGCCGATCTTTTAGACCTTACGAATGCTTCCGATATCTACTCGGTAGATTATTTAAGGAAGGACGATAATATAGGCGCATTGATGGTTATCAAGACCGATAACAAGGTGTATGAACACAGTAAGTTTATTTGTGACAGATTCCTTGGGGCCCAACTGTTATCGGTATCCACCCTACAGCTAAGGGAGAAAGACTTTATCAAGTCGATCATCAAACAGCCCGATGGAAATACCGAATTCGCATTGACCTTTTCGGTGCGATTGGATGCCAACGACGAATTTGTGGTGGAATCGCATTGGAATATTGATACCTACGCCGACAACACGGCCTATTATAATTTTCAGATATGGTCCAATACGGTAGATGATCTTTTACTGCTTGCAGATGAGATTTTGAACCTTTTGGAAGTACATAGTCCAATATCTGAATTTAAGGGCTCTACACCCCCACCGGTTTTCGTGAAATCGGCAAAATATGCCAAAGGAGAGGTGGTACTTAATTTGGTGAACAACAATAAAACGGAGAAAATACAATTGGAAGGTGGTCTTAAAAGGACGGAAACCAGTGATTCTGAGAATATAACCTTAAGTGCGCCAATAGAAGGCTACTTAGATTCAGTAGCTTTAAGTACGGGGAATATTTTTGATTTCGGCTTTAGGGTGAGTATCGCCAATGGTACTCCCGATGACCTATTTGTGGCCGATGCCCCATGGGGGTTAGACGCTTCATCGGAAGGTACTACGGTAGATAACTATGAAGTAAAACCTGTACAGGCACCTTATATCGAAGATGGTTATCCGGTAGAACGAAATGTTGAGTTGAGTGGAAAAACATCAAGCTATATTGGGGTATATCGTGCACTGAGCCCACGGTTTACACCGGTCAATTTATCGGATTACGGCAAGTTGACATTTGACGCTAGTGGAACGGGTGTATTGGAAGTAAAATTGCTAAAAGGTGATGGGGCATCCTATTCGGCCCAAGTGAATTTAACGGGAGAGACCAAAACTTACAATGTGTTGTATTCCGACTTTAAAAGCGCAACGAATGCGACAACCGATTTCTCGAGTCTGAAAGTCATCAATTTTAATTTATTGTCCGAAGATGGAAGTCAGGAAAGCAAGCAAATGAGCCTATCGAATATTTCCTTTAATAACAATGAGGAAGAAAGAATTTTTATTTCCGAAGACACTTCGGAATCTCTTGTGTTTCCCAACCCCATGCAATCAGAATCCCATCTCTATTTTTACGAGGAAGGTGCGGGAAGCTATACCTTGGAACTCTTCAATATGGCCGGTAAAAAAATCTCATCGCATGATATGGGCGGTGATACCAAGGCGGGCCAGAATAGTATTGTCTTGAAAAGGAACAATTTGACATCGGGACTCTATTTCTATAAGATCACGAGCAGCAATGATAAAATATGGAGCAATAAATTGATGGTGAAATAA
- a CDS encoding AMP-dependent synthetase/ligase has protein sequence MQEISRLFDFPYYQLEKFNLEKSLVSKKDGKWISTSTQEYIDQANAMSRALLRMGVRPNDKIAVISMTNRTEWNIMDIGILQLGAQNVPIYPTISEEDYAYVLNHSGAKLCFVSCEEVYKKVSSVKDQVPSLDHIYSFDEIGECDNWKKVLELGADTSNQEEVEQLKKQVKSDDLATLIYTSGTTGRPKGVMLSHNNLVSNALESSKRFPIEDGKTKALSFLPLCHVYERMLIYLYQFRGVTIYYAESLDKISENLKETQPHVMTAVPRLLEKVYDKIYAKGAELSGIKKALFFWAVNLGLKYEPYGKNGWWYEQQLSLARKLIFSKWKEGLGGNLSLIASGSAALQPRLSRIFNAAEFGLMEGYGLSETSPVISVNDMRDGGFRIGTVGKPIDRTEVKIASDGEICIKGPQVMLGYYKDPQKTEEVIIDGYFHTGDIGELDSDGFLKITDRKKEMFKTSGGKYVAPQLLENRFKQSRFIEQIMVVGEGEKMPAALIQPDFDFLHEWASKHNISASSNSEIIKNEQVLARYQQEVDLANEKFAKWEKVKQFRLTPDVWSINEGHLTPTLKLRRKIVKEKYMDLYNDIYGRS, from the coding sequence ATGCAAGAAATTAGCCGACTTTTTGATTTCCCCTACTATCAGTTGGAAAAATTCAATCTGGAAAAATCACTCGTCTCCAAAAAGGATGGCAAGTGGATTTCCACATCGACCCAAGAATATATAGACCAAGCCAACGCCATGAGCCGTGCCCTACTGCGAATGGGGGTACGCCCTAATGATAAAATTGCCGTCATATCGATGACGAACCGAACGGAATGGAATATTATGGATATCGGCATTCTTCAACTAGGCGCGCAAAACGTTCCTATTTATCCCACTATTTCGGAAGAAGACTATGCTTATGTACTGAACCACTCAGGGGCTAAACTTTGTTTTGTTTCATGTGAAGAGGTCTACAAAAAAGTGAGTTCGGTAAAAGACCAGGTGCCGAGTCTTGATCATATCTATTCCTTCGATGAAATCGGCGAATGCGATAATTGGAAGAAAGTACTTGAACTCGGTGCCGACACCTCTAATCAAGAGGAAGTAGAACAATTAAAAAAACAGGTCAAGTCAGACGATTTGGCCACCCTTATCTATACATCGGGAACCACCGGAAGACCTAAAGGAGTGATGCTATCGCACAATAACCTGGTCAGCAACGCCCTGGAAAGCTCAAAGCGCTTTCCCATAGAAGACGGCAAGACCAAGGCACTTAGTTTCTTGCCTTTATGCCATGTGTACGAACGTATGTTGATCTATTTGTACCAATTCAGGGGCGTAACCATATACTATGCGGAGTCACTCGATAAGATCAGCGAGAACCTTAAGGAAACACAACCTCATGTAATGACGGCCGTACCTAGGCTTCTAGAGAAAGTGTATGATAAAATATACGCCAAGGGCGCCGAACTATCAGGCATTAAAAAAGCCTTGTTCTTTTGGGCGGTAAACCTAGGGTTAAAATATGAGCCCTACGGCAAGAACGGTTGGTGGTACGAACAGCAATTGTCCCTCGCCAGAAAATTAATTTTTAGCAAATGGAAAGAAGGCCTAGGCGGCAACCTAAGCTTGATCGCTTCAGGAAGTGCAGCCTTACAGCCCCGTTTATCACGTATTTTCAACGCTGCTGAATTCGGGCTCATGGAGGGTTACGGCCTTTCGGAAACATCACCGGTCATTTCGGTAAACGACATGCGCGATGGAGGTTTCCGCATAGGCACGGTCGGAAAACCAATAGACCGTACCGAAGTAAAGATTGCCAGTGACGGGGAAATCTGTATAAAAGGCCCACAGGTAATGTTGGGCTATTACAAAGACCCACAGAAAACCGAAGAGGTGATTATAGACGGCTATTTCCACACCGGCGATATCGGAGAATTGGACAGTGACGGCTTTTTAAAGATCACCGACCGTAAAAAAGAAATGTTCAAGACCTCCGGCGGCAAGTACGTAGCACCCCAACTCTTAGAGAACCGCTTCAAGCAATCTCGTTTTATCGAACAGATCATGGTTGTCGGTGAGGGAGAAAAAATGCCCGCAGCCCTCATTCAGCCCGATTTCGACTTTTTACACGAATGGGCCTCTAAACACAACATATCGGCTTCAAGCAATTCCGAAATCATTAAGAACGAGCAGGTCTTGGCACGCTACCAACAAGAGGTCGACCTGGCTAACGAAAAATTTGCCAAGTGGGAGAAAGTGAAACAATTTCGTCTAACCCCCGATGTTTGGAGTATTAATGAAGGGCATCTTACCCCTACCCTTAAACTTCGACGTAAAATTGTCAAAGAAAAATATATGGATCTCTATAACGACATCTATGGGCGTTCATAG
- a CDS encoding MarR family winged helix-turn-helix transcriptional regulator, giving the protein MKDITIDYALRATWQAVARMYNEEAKKFDSTMAVGFTLLSVDPKTGTPSTALGPKMGMEATSLSRILKRMEEQGLIERKPNPNDGRGVLIYLTDFGLEKRNDSKNVVLKFNESVRNSLSEEKINTFFEVMETINELIAEKTIYTNDNPIGGQGALDPKTD; this is encoded by the coding sequence ATGAAAGATATTACAATAGACTACGCGCTGCGTGCCACATGGCAAGCGGTAGCCCGTATGTACAATGAAGAAGCCAAAAAATTCGATTCCACCATGGCCGTGGGTTTTACCCTATTGAGTGTCGACCCTAAGACCGGCACTCCCTCCACAGCCTTGGGGCCCAAAATGGGCATGGAAGCTACGAGCTTATCGCGTATTCTAAAAAGGATGGAAGAACAAGGCCTTATTGAACGAAAACCCAACCCTAATGACGGGCGCGGTGTTCTTATCTATTTGACAGACTTCGGTCTCGAAAAAAGAAACGATTCAAAAAACGTGGTCTTAAAATTTAACGAATCGGTCAGGAACAGTTTATCCGAAGAAAAGATAAATACCTTTTTTGAAGTTATGGAAACCATAAACGAACTCATAGCGGAAAAAACAATTTATACCAACGATAACCCAATAGGCGGTCAAGGTGCACTTGATCCAAAAACAGATTAA
- a CDS encoding 3-hydroxyacyl-CoA dehydrogenase/enoyl-CoA hydratase family protein, with amino-acid sequence MNKHIKKVAVIGSGIMGSGIACHFANIGVEVLLLDIVPRELNDKEKAKGLTLEDKAVRNRLVNDSLTAALKSKPSPIYHQKFASRITTGNLEDDIAKVSKVDWIIEVVVERLDIKKKVFENLEKYRTPGTLITSNTSGIPIKFMSEGRSDDFQKHFCGTHFFNPARYLKLFEIIPGPKTSQEVLDFLNGYGEKFLGKTSVVAKDTPAFIGNRIGIFSIQSLFHTVKDVGMTIEEVDKLTGPVIGRPKSATFRTVDVVGLDTLVHVANGIHENCKDDERLELFKLPDFIDTMMENKWLGSKTGQGFYKKSKDKDGKTEILTLDLDTMDYRSKKSAKFATLELTKTIDKVVDRFAVLVGGKDKAGEFYRKSFGQLFAYVSHRIPEITDELYKIDDAMKAGFGWEHGPFQIWDAVGLDKGLEFVQAEGLEAAAWVKEMKASGHDSFYSVKDGASYFYDIPKKSMEKIPGQDAFIILDNIRKTKEVFKNSGVVIEDLGDGILNVEFQSKMNTIGGDVLAGLNKAIDLAEKDFQGLVVGNQAANFSVGANIGMIFMMAVEQEYDELNMAIKMFQDTMMRMRYSAIPTVSAPHGMTLGGGCELSLHADKVVAAAETYIGLVEFGVGVIPGGGGSKEFAVRAQDTFKKNDVELNVLQEYFLTIGMAKVSTSAYEAYDLGILQHGKDIVVVNKDRQIATAKAHAKLMAEAGYTQPVKRKDIKVLGKQALGMFLVGTDSMEASHYISEHDKKIANKLAYVMAGGDLSEPTLVNEQYLLDLEREAFLSLCTERKTLERIQHMLKTGKPLRN; translated from the coding sequence GTGAACAAGCATATTAAAAAAGTAGCAGTCATTGGATCCGGAATCATGGGGAGTGGCATTGCTTGCCATTTCGCAAATATCGGAGTAGAAGTGTTATTGCTCGATATCGTTCCTAGAGAGTTGAACGATAAGGAAAAAGCAAAAGGATTAACCCTTGAAGACAAGGCCGTACGCAATCGATTGGTAAACGATTCATTGACGGCAGCCTTGAAATCTAAACCTTCACCCATCTATCATCAAAAATTCGCCTCGCGTATCACCACGGGAAACCTTGAAGACGATATCGCCAAGGTGAGTAAGGTAGACTGGATCATAGAAGTTGTGGTAGAGCGTCTTGATATCAAGAAGAAGGTTTTCGAAAATCTTGAAAAATACCGTACTCCCGGTACCTTGATTACCTCTAATACATCGGGTATCCCTATCAAATTTATGTCCGAAGGCCGAAGTGATGACTTCCAAAAGCATTTCTGCGGAACGCATTTCTTCAATCCGGCACGATACTTAAAACTTTTTGAAATCATTCCTGGCCCGAAAACCTCTCAAGAAGTCCTTGACTTTTTGAACGGATACGGGGAGAAGTTCTTAGGAAAGACTTCTGTTGTAGCCAAAGATACCCCAGCCTTTATTGGTAACCGCATCGGTATTTTTAGTATTCAAAGCCTTTTCCACACGGTGAAAGACGTGGGCATGACCATTGAAGAGGTTGACAAACTTACCGGTCCCGTTATCGGCAGACCCAAATCGGCTACCTTTAGAACCGTTGATGTGGTCGGACTCGATACCTTGGTACACGTGGCCAACGGTATTCACGAAAATTGTAAGGACGATGAAAGGTTAGAACTTTTTAAACTCCCCGATTTCATCGATACCATGATGGAAAACAAATGGTTGGGAAGCAAAACCGGACAAGGGTTCTACAAAAAATCAAAAGATAAGGACGGAAAGACGGAAATCTTGACCTTGGATTTGGACACGATGGACTACCGTTCAAAGAAAAGTGCCAAGTTCGCCACGCTAGAGCTTACCAAAACCATTGATAAGGTGGTGGACCGTTTTGCCGTATTAGTTGGAGGAAAAGATAAGGCCGGCGAGTTTTACCGAAAGAGCTTCGGTCAATTATTCGCTTACGTATCGCACAGGATTCCTGAAATAACCGATGAACTTTACAAGATTGACGATGCTATGAAAGCCGGTTTTGGCTGGGAACACGGACCTTTCCAAATTTGGGATGCCGTTGGTTTGGATAAAGGGTTGGAATTCGTTCAAGCCGAAGGCCTAGAGGCCGCTGCTTGGGTAAAAGAAATGAAAGCTTCCGGACACGACTCGTTCTATTCGGTGAAAGATGGGGCTTCTTATTTCTATGATATCCCTAAAAAGTCCATGGAAAAAATACCGGGACAAGATGCCTTTATCATTTTAGATAATATCAGAAAGACCAAAGAGGTATTTAAAAACAGTGGTGTTGTTATCGAAGATTTGGGCGATGGCATTTTAAATGTCGAGTTTCAGTCGAAAATGAACACCATCGGCGGTGACGTCCTTGCCGGTCTGAACAAGGCCATTGACCTTGCCGAGAAAGATTTTCAAGGTTTGGTTGTCGGTAACCAAGCGGCAAACTTCTCTGTAGGGGCCAATATCGGTATGATTTTTATGATGGCCGTTGAGCAAGAATATGACGAGCTTAATATGGCTATTAAAATGTTCCAAGATACGATGATGCGTATGCGCTACTCGGCTATCCCTACGGTCTCTGCCCCACACGGCATGACCCTTGGTGGTGGATGTGAGCTTTCACTTCACGCGGATAAGGTCGTAGCTGCGGCAGAAACCTATATCGGTCTTGTAGAATTTGGTGTTGGTGTTATCCCCGGTGGAGGTGGCTCAAAAGAGTTTGCCGTGAGAGCACAGGATACCTTTAAAAAGAACGATGTTGAACTAAACGTCTTGCAAGAGTATTTCTTGACCATCGGTATGGCCAAAGTTTCTACTTCGGCTTACGAAGCCTATGATTTAGGTATTCTTCAACATGGAAAAGATATCGTAGTGGTGAACAAAGACCGCCAGATTGCGACAGCTAAGGCACATGCCAAACTGATGGCCGAAGCCGGATATACACAACCCGTAAAACGAAAAGATATCAAAGTACTTGGTAAACAAGCTTTGGGTATGTTCTTAGTGGGCACTGATTCTATGGAAGCTAGCCACTACATCAGTGAGCACGACAAGAAAATCGCAAATAAATTGGCCTATGTCATGGCCGGTGGCGATTTATCGGAGCCTACTTTGGTAAACGAACAATATCTATTGGATTTAGAGCGTGAGGCTTTCTTATCGCTTTGTACCGAACGCAAAACGCTCGAGCGTATCCAACACATGTTAAAGACAGGTAAACCTTTAAGAAATTAA
- a CDS encoding four helix bundle protein — MHKVENLKIWKKAIELAKSIYLLAADLPSEEKYGLVSQIKRCSVSIPSNIAEGAGRNSQKEFKHFLSIANGSAYELQTQLILLIELNLIKKEKVKPVIDVCVEIQKMNYSFQKTL, encoded by the coding sequence ATGCATAAAGTAGAAAATTTAAAAATATGGAAGAAGGCTATTGAATTAGCTAAATCCATTTATCTACTAGCAGCTGATTTGCCTTCCGAAGAAAAATACGGGCTAGTTTCTCAAATTAAAAGATGCTCTGTATCAATTCCTTCAAATATAGCAGAAGGAGCTGGTAGAAATTCGCAAAAAGAGTTTAAACATTTTTTGAGTATTGCAAATGGTTCAGCTTATGAACTTCAAACTCAGTTAATACTCTTAATCGAATTAAACTTAATAAAAAAAGAAAAAGTAAAACCAGTAATTGACGTTTGTGTTGAAATTCAAAAAATGAATTATTCGTTTCAAAAAACATTATAG